The genomic region GTGCTGGAATCGTTGGCATCGGTTCCTTCGTCGGTGTCCTGCTCTTTAGCGCGTTCCTGCGCATTCGGAACGGGCACGTCGCTGTCCGAGGCGTAATCATCCGGGCCGTGGGTCGTCACGCTCACCGTAGAGGTGTCCGACTTGGGAACCTGATTCAGACCTTCCTCCGTGATGTCGTCGGCCATGTTGGAATTGATGTCGTTGAAACGGATAACGCCGTTCTTGCTGTCCATGTCAATTCCGCCAAACCCCCGGATGTTGCGGCCGTCCTGACCGCCCCGTTCCTGCACACTGTCGAGGCCGTTGGCCGAATCTTCGATCACGTCCCGGTTTTTATTGTCTTTCAAAGCCCGGTCCATATCGGTGCCATCGCTGGCGTACGGACCATCCGTGCGGCCGGTAATCTGCGCGCCGTCGCGACGAACGCTCTGCTCATCGCTCTCCTCCCGCAGTTCACCTTCCCGGTTGGCTCTATGTCCCTGAAAATCTTCCTTATTCATAACGTTTCGTTGTCTAATCCTCTCTTTATAACCCCGACAGGCCAAAAAGGTTATTGAAATCCGCGGGTACGCCCGGGCGAGAGCAAACCGGTTTCTGGCTTTTTTTGCCTACTTTTATCCCTCACTTCGTCGCCGTCTATGCCCGTTTCCCTGCTGATCCGGTCCGTCCTGCTGCTCTGCGCTGCCGCGCTGGCCGGGGTGTATGCCTACCGGGCGGGAGAACTGGCGGTTATCCGGCAGGCGTCGGCGCTCAAAACGTTTTTTGCTCCGGAAGAAAAGGTCCGCATTGCCCTGCACCGCAACGAGGCCCCCGGCTTTCTGCGGGAACAGCCTGAATTTGAGTGGCAGGGCGTGATGGTGGACGTGCTCGAACGCCGGACCGTGGGCGATTCGCTCATCATCATCGGGTATGCCGACACGGCCGAAACCGCGTTCCGGGAAATGGCGCCCTGGCTGTTTGATGAAGACGAAGGCGGGACGGCCCCCGAACCCGTGCGAAAGAAAAAGTCCGGACTCCCGGGCGATCAGTGGGCTGCTTCGACCCCGACCTTTCGTTTTTCTCCCCGACTTCTGCGGCCCGAAGTCTGCTTTTTTTCGCCGCCGTCGCGGTTTGCCGACCGGGCGGGCCAGGTGCTCACGCCGCCGCCGATTGGCTGATTGTTCCGGGAAGGTTCCTCGCCGATTTACGCAGATTTGAAACGCAGATTTTCGCAGAAGAATCTGTGTGAATCTGCGTCTGAAATCTGTGTAAATCTGCGAGAAACCCGCTTCAATTGATTTCTCTTAAAAGTATTTAATCAGCCAAACGACAGCATGAGTTTTCGTTACCGACTCCTGCTTTGCCTGACCGTTTGTACCCTATCGGCCTCCGCCCAGGTACTGACGGTTCTGGACAAAGCTACTTTGTTCCCCGTTGAAAACGCCGAAATACGGCCCGCAGGCCCCAATACGACCCCGCTTTTTACGGATAAAACCGGCAAGGCAATCCTGACCGGCTCAAGTGAAACGCTGCTCATCCGCCGCGTAGGTTATCAGACACTCAAACTAAAGCCCGGGCAGTTGTCAGCGGCCAATTATACGATTCTGCTTTCCGAAAAACAGCATGAACTGAACGAAGTTGTGGTCTCGGCCAGTCGCCAGCCCGAAAACCAGAACCGGGTCGCCCAGTCGGTGCGGGTGCTGAGCCAGAAAGAAGTGCAGTTTCTGAACCAACCGACAATGGCCGACGTCCTTCAGCAAAGCGGCCAGGTGCTGGTCCAGAAAAGCCAGCTCGGCGGCGGAAGCCCCATTCTGCGCGGTTTTGAGGCCAACAAAGTGCTGCTGGTGGTCGATGGCGTGCGGATGAACACGGCCATTTTCCGCGGCGGTCACCTGCAAAATATCCTGACGCTCGACAATGCCGTGGTCGAACGCACCGAAATTGCCCTCGGCCCGAACTCGGTGCTGTACGGCAGCGATGCCCTCGGCGGCGTCATCTATATGCAGACGCTTTCGCCCAAACTCAGCGATTCGACGACGCCCCGCACCACGGCCAACGCGGCTTTTCGCTACGGCTCGGCCATGCAGGAAAAAACCGGCCACCTCGACTGGAACATTGGTTTCAAAAAATGGGCTTTCCTCAGCAGCGTGACGGCTTCGGACTTCGACGACCTGCGGCAGGGCGCCCGGCGCAACAGTGCCATTGGCAACCTTGGCCTGCGTCCCACGTATGTCGGGCAGGAAAATGGCGTGGACATTCAGGTCCGCAACCCCGACCCGAACGTGCAGACCCCTTCGGGCTACCGGCAGCTGGACGTGATGCAGAAAGTGCTGTTCCGCCCGTCTGCCCGGACGAGCCATATGCTGAACTTCCAGCTTTCGACCACCACCGATTTTCCGCGCTACGACCGCCTGACCGAAACCGACAATCAGGGCAATCTCCGCTTTGCCGAATGGTATTACGGGCCGCAGCGCCGGACGATGCTGGCCTATCACCTCAACCAGTCGCTGAACCACCGCCTCGCCGACGACCTGAAGCTGACGGCGGCGTATCAGGATGTGCGGGAAAGCCGTCATAATCGCCGGTTTGGCAATTATTCGCTCCAGAACCGCCTCGAACAGGTGGATGTCTGGACGCTGAATGCGGATTTGCGGAAAGCCCTTTTGCCGGTTCACGAAATTCGTTACGGCCTGGAAGGCACGTACAACGACGTGGCCTCACGGGCCTTTCTGACCAACCTCCGGACCGGCGCGGAGTCGTCGCTCGACACCCGTTATCCGGACGGCGGCGCGCAGACGCAATCGTTGGCGGGCTACGTGTCGGGCACCCTCGACGTGCGCCGCTCGACGTTCAGCTACGGGGCGCGGTATGCCTGGAACCGGCTCTATGCCCGGTTCAACGACAAGACGTTTTTCCCCTTTCCTTTCGATGAGGTGACTCAGAAAAACGGCGCGTTTACGGGCAGTCTGGGCTGGACGATGCGGCTGAAAAAAGACCTGCGGCTGTCGGCTTCGCTGTCGTCGGGCTACCGGGTTCCGAACGTGGACGATCTGGCGAAAGTGTTTGAATCGGTCGCCGGAACGCTCATTGTGCCGAACCCCGATCTGGAACCCGAACGTACCTACAGCGCCGATGCCGGCATCCGCAAGACGTTCGGCGAGCGCGTGACCGTGGAGGCCGAAGGGTTTTACACCCTTTATAACAACGCGATCACGACCCAGCCCAGCACGATCAACGGGCAGACGCAGGTGCAGTACAACGGTCGGCTGAGCCGCGTGGTTACCCAGGCCAACGCCGCCGAAGCGTACCTGTATGGCTTCAGCGGTCAGCTTTCGGCGCGACTGACGAACGCGCTGGAAGCCTTCGGCACGGTGACGTACACCTACGGCCGCATCCGAACGGACTCGACGGCTTACCCGCTCGACCACATTCCGCCGGTCTTCGGCCGGGGCGGCCTCCGCCTCACCGTGAAGCGGTTCCGGGCCGAAGCGAATGTGCTTTTCAACGGCTGGAAGCGGCTCAGGGATTACAACCTGATTGGCGAAGACAACATCGTTTACGCCACTCCACAGGGCATGCCTTCGTGGCAGACGATCAACCTCCGGACGAGCTACCAGTTGAACCGCCACCTTCAGCTTCAGGCCGCTCTGGAAAACCTCCTCGACCGCAATTACCGCGTTTTTGCCTCCGGCATCAGCGCCCCAGGCCGGAACCTGGTCCTGACGGTGCGAGGGAACCTTTAAGGGAGTTAAAAATTAAAAGTTAAGAGTTAAAAGCGGTCCGCCGCCGCGGTAAGGCTCCGCCTCGTCAGGTATCTGATGGAGCGGAGCCTTACCGCGGCGGCGGACCGCTCTTAACTTTTAACTCTTAACTCTTAACTGATTAGTATCCGGGGTTCTGTTTCAACGTGGGCTGGCCGTTGACGAAGCTGTTGGTGATTTCGTCGATCGGCAGCGGGAAATACTCGCTTTTCCCTTTTGTGAACACGGCTCCGTTCAGATACTGGCGGCGGCGGCTTTCCGAGCGCAGGTATGCGTTCAGGACCTGGTCGGCGACACCCCAGCGCACGAGGTCGAAGAAACGGTGGCCTTCCATCGCGAACTCCAGCCGGGTTTCAAACCGCACCGCCGACCGGGCGGCGTCTTTGGCCGCAAACAGGGGCGAGTTGGCCGGGTATTCGTTGATGACGTAGTTGGCCGCGGGCGTACCGTCGGCGAGCGTCACCGGGCGGCTTTCTTTGGCCCGCTTGCGGATCATGTTTACCAGTTCGCGAGCGCGTTGCAGGCTGCCTACCTCCACTTCGCACTCGGCCAGCCAGAGCAGCACCGAGGCGTAGCGGATGAGGCGGAAGTTGTTGGCCAGGCGACGCTTGTTGGTTGAATGGGTGTTGGTGCCCTCCTCCGAACGGTAGTACATCCACTTTTTACCCGTATACGGCCCGGCGTACTGCTGGTCGCGAATCCAGGTTACGCCCGGCATAATGCCCCAGTCCAGAAACGGAACGCCCCGGCGGCCCACCGTCCAGTCCAGGCGCGGGTCGAGCGGCGTGGTGCGGTCGGGGTCAAAGGCGGCCGAAGCGGCCACGCCCATGTCGTTTTTCAGGTCCACGTTGTCGAAGGTATCAAACAGCGGCAGGCCGTTGGCGTCAGTCTTGAAAGCGTTGACGAGATTGTGCGAAGGCTGGTAAAAGCCGCAGCAGCCGCCACCCGGCGCACTGGAGAAATAAGGCCAGTTCAGCTCGTCGCCGGCATTGCCGTTGCCGCCGTTGGTGCCGTCGTTCACCGAAAACTGTACCTCAAAAACGGACTCGGCGTTGTTGTTGGTCGCGGCGCGGAAGTTGTCGTGAAAATCCACCAGCCGGAACCGGCCGCTGTTTACGATGGCATCGAGCAGGGGCTTCGCGTCGGCGTATTTCTGCTGATGCAGATACGTCCGGGCCAGGTAAGCCATAGCCGCAAAGCGCGTCGCCCGCCCCCGCTGCGACTGCGTCACGGGCAGATTGTCCATCGCAAATTTGAAGTCCGCTTCGATGTTCGGCCAGATGTTTTTGTCGTTAGTGAGCTTGGTCGAATTCGGATTACTCGGGTCGTAGGTTTTTTCATCGATGTAGGGCACCATGTTCCACATCCGCTTGGCTTCGAAGTGGTAATGGCCGCGGAGGAAACGGGCTTCGGCCGTGGCCTGCACTTTTTCGGCCTCCGTCATGTCCTTGACCTGCGGAAGCGCCTGCAGCACGTCGTTGCTGCGGGCCACGCCGTCATAGCTATGGGTCCATTTGCCGCGCATGTGGACCATGTTGGGTAAGGCTTCGTAGCGTTCGATGAACGAAATTTCGGGCTGGTCACCGGCATCGGTGCCTTTGTAGGCATCGTCGGAAGCCACCCCGCCATACACCCAGTTGGAAATGGCCGCGTGCCAGTTGGTAGTGCCGGAACCAATGCCATCCAGCAGCGAATACGCTCCGATCAGCAGGGCGTTCACGCCGCTTTTGTTGGTAACCTGCTCCAGCGACGCCACGCCCGTAGGCTTTACGTCCAGAAAACTTTCGCTGCACGAGGACACCATCCCCAGCGCCAGCATTGAAGATATAATGAGCGTCTTTTTCATTGACTTTGTCTCTTTTTATTGAGTGATGGAGCGATTGAGTGATGGAGTGGATTACCCCTCCGGAGATTGAGTGCCTTCAGAAAATCTCGCTTTCCGGAAACCACGCCACCGCCAAATCACTCAATCGCTCAATTAATTAAAAGCTCAGCCGCAGACCACCGAGGAACGTCCGGGCCACGGGGTACGCGCCTTCATCGACACCCATGTGAATGTCCTGGTTGTCGGTCCCCGACGAGCGCAGGTTGATGTCAGGATCCAGACCGGTGTATTTGGTGAAGGTCAGCAGGTTCTGCCCCTGCACGTAGATTTGCGTCTGACCCAGTCCCAGCCTCCGGAGCAGGTTGGCGGGTAGGTTGTAGCCCAGCTGGATGTTGCGCAGGCGCAGGTAAGAGCCGTTTTCGAGGAAATAAGACGATACCTGCTGGCTGGTGGCGTCGGTCGAGCGGAGCTGCGGCAGCTTGGCATCGGTCTTACCCGGCCGCCACGAATCCTCCAGCATCCGGCGGCTGCGGTTGCCCTGAAACACCTGGAAGTCGGTCCAGTACCGGACGTAGTTGAAAATCTGGTTGCCGTACACGCCCTGTCCGAACAAGGTCAGATCCCAGTTTTTGTAGCCGAGGTTCACATTCAGACCGTAGGTAAAGTCGGGGTGCGGATTGCCCATGAAATCGCGGTCGGCGGTGGTCACGCGGCCGTCGCCGTTGACATCCCGGAAGATGAACGAACCGGCGCGGTTGTAGGTCCCGAACTGCGGGGCATTCCGGGCCTCTTCTTCGGTCTGGAAGATGCCATCCACGAAAAAGCCGTAAAACGACCCGATCGGCATGCCTACCTTGGTGGCGCTCATGGCCGGGATGCGGGTGGCGAAGCCAAAGCGAATGGAGTTCGGGTCGTCGTTGATTTTCAGGACCTTGTTGCGGTAAGTCGAGAAGTTAGCCCCCACCGAGTAGCGGAAGTTCCCGTTGCCGCTGCGGCCGTTGTAGTTGATGGCCAGATCGACCCCCTTGTTCTGCATATCGCCGATGTTCACAAACGGCACCGTGGCAATGCCCTGCGTCCGCGGAATGTCGATCTGGTTCAGCATGTCGCTCGTTTTGCGAACGTACCAGTCGAAGACCACTTCCAGTTTGTTGTTGAGCAGGCTGGCGTCGAAACCGATGTTGGTCGAGGTGGTGGTTTCCCACTTCCCGTTCGGGTTTCCAAACTGCACGATGTCGAAGCCCGGCACGATGGACGAGCGTGAGCCGTTGATGTCGTAGTGGTTCTGCTCCGGACGCGGCTCAAAGAGCGTATAGGCGTTGTACACGTTCGGAATGTTCTGGTTGCCCGTCTGCCCCCAGCCCGCCCGCAGTTTCAGATCGGACAGGAAAGTCACCGACTTCAGGAAGCTCAGTTCCGTCAGGCGCAGCCCAATGCTGGCCGCCGGGAACACCGCGTACCGGTTGCCCGCCCCGAAGCGCGACGAGCCATCCCGGCGGAGCGTGAAATCGGCCAGCAGAAAGTCGTTGAACGAGTAGTTGACCTTCCCGAACAGCGAAAACAGGCGCGTCCGAACGGCCCCGCCGCCGCTGTTTTGTAGACCCAGCGGACTGCCGGCGTTCAGAAAACGGTAATCCAGATCATCGAAGGCGAAGTTGGAACGGGTGGCGTTGAAACCCTGCGAAAAGGTCGCCACAGCCTCCGTCCCGCCCAGGACGTTGACGTTGTGTTTTCCAATCGACTTGTTGTACGTCAGCGTGTTAAACCAGGTCCAGGAGTTGTTGTAGCTGTGCGTGACCGTCAGGCTGTTGGCGTTCCGCGACTCGGCCGACTCAATATCCCGCATCGTGAAGGCGTTGGTATTGAACAGATTGTACTCCAGACCGAAGCTCGTCCGGAACGTGAGCCCTTTGGCAAGGTCCGCCTCAGCATACGCATTGCCGAAGAGCATCACGCCGCGCGTTACGTTGTCTTTGCTGCGGGCCAGTTCGGCCAGCGGGCTGCGGGCGTTGCCGAGGTTTGAGCCTTTGGCCCCACCGAAGTTTCCGGCCACGTCATAAGCCGGTACCAGCGGGTGCATCCGCACGGCAAACATGATCGGGTTGGATTCGTTGTTGTTGCCGTTGGGCTGGCCTACCCGTTCGTCGTACGAAACCGAGAAGTTTTCGCCAATTCGGAAGCGGTTCCGGAACTTGAACTCCGTATTGGCCCGCATCGTATAGCGCTTGTAATTCGTATGAATCATAATCCCCTTCTGGTTGAAATGGTTGAAGGAGATGGCATAATTGGCCTTGTCGGTCGCGCCGCTGGCTCCAATCTGGTAGTTCTGGATGGGTGCCGGGTTGAAGATCACGTCCTGCCAGTCGGTTCCATCCTTGTTGGCGCGGGTGATGTTCCAGCGGGAGCGGCCCAGTTCGGGGTCGTTGATGTCGCCGGTGTAGTTGATGAAATTCCCGTTGGCATCGCGGGCCACGCGCGGGTCGCCTTCCATCACGCCCGATGGCCAGATGTAATCCGGAATGCGGGGCGTGGCGCCGCTGCCGTACTGGGCGTTGTTGGGTGTGCGGCCCACATTCTTTTCTGATTCCCAGATCAGATCGCCCAGTTCCTGCGAGTTCAGCAGATCGAGAAACCTGCCCGGCCGCTGCGTACCGAAGTACATATCGAAGGTGATTTTCGGCTCGCCGGCTTTTCCTTTTTTGGTGGTGATGATGACCACCCCGTTGGCGGCGCGGGCTCCGTAGATGGATGCCGCCGACGCGTCTTTCAGAATCTGCATCGACTCCACATCGTTGGGGTTGATGTTGTTGAGCGAGCCCGTCGTCGGGACGCCGTCGATGATGTAGAGCGGTGAGTTGTTGTTGATGGTGCCGAAACCGCGTATCCGGACCATCGTTCCCCCGCCCGGCGAGTTGTCGTTGCCGACCATCACCCCGGCGGCGCGGCCCTGGAGTGCCTGCGTCAGGTTGGGAACGGGTACGGCCGTCAGTTCGTTGGCCTTCACGACCGTCACAGCGCCCGTAATGTCCTTTTTACGCTGCGAACCGTATCCCGTCACGACGACTTCGTTGAGGGTTTTGATGTCGCTGACGAGTTGCACAAGCACCTCACTGCGGTTGCCGATGGCGATTTCCTGTCCGGCGAATCCGATGGCGGAAACCGAAATGACATCCCTGTCGCGGGGAACGGCGAGGGTGAAGCGCCCCTGGGCGTCCGTAGTGACGCCGATCTGCGTTCCTTTCACAACGACGTTGACGCCCGGGAGCGGCGTCTGGTCTGTGCCGTCGGTGATGCGCCCCGATACTTTTCGATCCTGTGCCCACGCCAAAGCGGTCAGCAGCCATGCAAGCATAACCGTCCCGACCAGGCGAAGCTTTCGCTGGTAGCAATGATTCATAAGTGTTAAGGATAAGTTAAAGTAGACTAGTATAAACCCTTGAGTACTTTCCCTACTCAGGACGGGTCGAAACTAATAAAAATTCGACTTCTCAGGTATAAATTATTGCAACTTTTTGTTAGAATATTTAAATATTAAAATAAAGTCTATGTTTTACGTATACAATTCGCAAAAAGACAACTAACTGAAAGTCAATAATTTTTATTCCATCTATAGCGAGGAAACTTTTCCCTGTCAAACCTAGTAATAACACAAAAGCCCCGGACGTATGCCGGGGCTTCCTACCTAGTGATAATTACTGAAAAACTACTCCTATTAAACTAGGTTCATATCTGCCGCAACCGTTTTTACTTTTTCTTTCAGCTGGGCGTAAACGGCGTCGAACTCCTCCCGGCTGGACAGCGGTTCGTTCACGCCGACGTAGAACTTGATCTTCGGCTCGGTTCCGCTGGGGCGGGCCGACACCTTGGTTCCGTCTTCCGTGAAAAACTGGAGTACGTTCGAGGCTTCGATGCCCATTTTTCCGGCTTCAATCGGTGTCTTCTCGCCCGTCCGGACATCCGTGCGGGTCAGTTCCTTGTAATCGTCCATCCGAACCACGGCCGAACCGGCGATCTGCTTCGGCGGATTAGCGCGGAAATCGGCCATCATCTGCTGGATTTCCTCCGCGCCCGTTTTGCCTTTTTTCGTCAGCGAAATCAGTCCTTCGTAATAGAACCCGTACTCCTGGTACATTTCCATCAGCAGGTCGAACAGGCTCAGGCCCTTGTCTTTGGCGTAAGCGGTCAGTTCGGCAATCATGGCGCAGGAAGCGATGGCGTCCTTGTCCCGGACGAAATCGCCGATCAGGTATCCGTAGCTTTCTTCGCCGCCGCCGATAAACTGCTGCTGGCCTTCCAGTTCGCGGATAACCTGAGCGATGTATTTGAAGCCCGTCAGCGTGTTGTAGCAGGGAACGCCCGACGAAGCGCACATTTTGTCGATGAGGTCCGTGGTTACGATGGTTTTGGCGACAAACTCCTTGCCTGTCAGCTTCCCGGCTTCTTTCCAGGCGCGCAGCAGGTAGTAGATAATGAGGCTGGCCATCTGGTTGCCGTTCAGCAGTTCGAACTCGCCGTGGTGGTTGCGGGCACCCGCCCCGACGCGGTCCGAATCCGGGTCGGTCGCCATCACGAGGTCGGCGTTCAGCGACTGGGCCAGGTTCAGGGCCAGTTGCATGGCTTCTTTTTCCTCGGGGTTCGGGTATGAAACCGTCGGGAAGTTGCCGTCCGGCGTCGCCTGTTCTTCCACAATGTGCACATTCTCGAAACCGAGCGCCTTCAGCGTCCGCGGAACGAGCGTAATGCCCGTGCCGTGAATTGGCGTATAGACGATGCTGAGGTCTTTCTGGCGGGCAATCACGTCGGCATTCACGGCGTTCTGGACGATTTTGTCCACATAAACCGAGTCTACTTCTTCCAGCACTTCGTGGATTCGGGAAACGTCGCCGTCAAATTTGATGTCGTCGATGGACGTGATCTTGGTCACCTCGCCGATGATGTTTTTGTCGTGCGGGGCCACCACCTGGCCGCCGTCGTTCCAGTACACTTTGTAGCCGTT from Tellurirhabdus rosea harbors:
- a CDS encoding TonB-dependent receptor, which encodes MSFRYRLLLCLTVCTLSASAQVLTVLDKATLFPVENAEIRPAGPNTTPLFTDKTGKAILTGSSETLLIRRVGYQTLKLKPGQLSAANYTILLSEKQHELNEVVVSASRQPENQNRVAQSVRVLSQKEVQFLNQPTMADVLQQSGQVLVQKSQLGGGSPILRGFEANKVLLVVDGVRMNTAIFRGGHLQNILTLDNAVVERTEIALGPNSVLYGSDALGGVIYMQTLSPKLSDSTTPRTTANAAFRYGSAMQEKTGHLDWNIGFKKWAFLSSVTASDFDDLRQGARRNSAIGNLGLRPTYVGQENGVDIQVRNPDPNVQTPSGYRQLDVMQKVLFRPSARTSHMLNFQLSTTTDFPRYDRLTETDNQGNLRFAEWYYGPQRRTMLAYHLNQSLNHRLADDLKLTAAYQDVRESRHNRRFGNYSLQNRLEQVDVWTLNADLRKALLPVHEIRYGLEGTYNDVASRAFLTNLRTGAESSLDTRYPDGGAQTQSLAGYVSGTLDVRRSTFSYGARYAWNRLYARFNDKTFFPFPFDEVTQKNGAFTGSLGWTMRLKKDLRLSASLSSGYRVPNVDDLAKVFESVAGTLIVPNPDLEPERTYSADAGIRKTFGERVTVEAEGFYTLYNNAITTQPSTINGQTQVQYNGRLSRVVTQANAAEAYLYGFSGQLSARLTNALEAFGTVTYTYGRIRTDSTAYPLDHIPPVFGRGGLRLTVKRFRAEANVLFNGWKRLRDYNLIGEDNIVYATPQGMPSWQTINLRTSYQLNRHLQLQAALENLLDRNYRVFASGISAPGRNLVLTVRGNL
- a CDS encoding RagB/SusD family nutrient uptake outer membrane protein, translating into MKKTLIISSMLALGMVSSCSESFLDVKPTGVASLEQVTNKSGVNALLIGAYSLLDGIGSGTTNWHAAISNWVYGGVASDDAYKGTDAGDQPEISFIERYEALPNMVHMRGKWTHSYDGVARSNDVLQALPQVKDMTEAEKVQATAEARFLRGHYHFEAKRMWNMVPYIDEKTYDPSNPNSTKLTNDKNIWPNIEADFKFAMDNLPVTQSQRGRATRFAAMAYLARTYLHQQKYADAKPLLDAIVNSGRFRLVDFHDNFRAATNNNAESVFEVQFSVNDGTNGGNGNAGDELNWPYFSSAPGGGCCGFYQPSHNLVNAFKTDANGLPLFDTFDNVDLKNDMGVAASAAFDPDRTTPLDPRLDWTVGRRGVPFLDWGIMPGVTWIRDQQYAGPYTGKKWMYYRSEEGTNTHSTNKRRLANNFRLIRYASVLLWLAECEVEVGSLQRARELVNMIRKRAKESRPVTLADGTPAANYVINEYPANSPLFAAKDAARSAVRFETRLEFAMEGHRFFDLVRWGVADQVLNAYLRSESRRRQYLNGAVFTKGKSEYFPLPIDEITNSFVNGQPTLKQNPGY
- a CDS encoding SusC/RagA family TonB-linked outer membrane protein — protein: MNHCYQRKLRLVGTVMLAWLLTALAWAQDRKVSGRITDGTDQTPLPGVNVVVKGTQIGVTTDAQGRFTLAVPRDRDVISVSAIGFAGQEIAIGNRSEVLVQLVSDIKTLNEVVVTGYGSQRKKDITGAVTVVKANELTAVPVPNLTQALQGRAAGVMVGNDNSPGGGTMVRIRGFGTINNNSPLYIIDGVPTTGSLNNINPNDVESMQILKDASAASIYGARAANGVVIITTKKGKAGEPKITFDMYFGTQRPGRFLDLLNSQELGDLIWESEKNVGRTPNNAQYGSGATPRIPDYIWPSGVMEGDPRVARDANGNFINYTGDINDPELGRSRWNITRANKDGTDWQDVIFNPAPIQNYQIGASGATDKANYAISFNHFNQKGIMIHTNYKRYTMRANTEFKFRNRFRIGENFSVSYDERVGQPNGNNNESNPIMFAVRMHPLVPAYDVAGNFGGAKGSNLGNARSPLAELARSKDNVTRGVMLFGNAYAEADLAKGLTFRTSFGLEYNLFNTNAFTMRDIESAESRNANSLTVTHSYNNSWTWFNTLTYNKSIGKHNVNVLGGTEAVATFSQGFNATRSNFAFDDLDYRFLNAGSPLGLQNSGGGAVRTRLFSLFGKVNYSFNDFLLADFTLRRDGSSRFGAGNRYAVFPAASIGLRLTELSFLKSVTFLSDLKLRAGWGQTGNQNIPNVYNAYTLFEPRPEQNHYDINGSRSSIVPGFDIVQFGNPNGKWETTTSTNIGFDASLLNNKLEVVFDWYVRKTSDMLNQIDIPRTQGIATVPFVNIGDMQNKGVDLAINYNGRSGNGNFRYSVGANFSTYRNKVLKINDDPNSIRFGFATRIPAMSATKVGMPIGSFYGFFVDGIFQTEEEARNAPQFGTYNRAGSFIFRDVNGDGRVTTADRDFMGNPHPDFTYGLNVNLGYKNWDLTLFGQGVYGNQIFNYVRYWTDFQVFQGNRSRRMLEDSWRPGKTDAKLPQLRSTDATSQQVSSYFLENGSYLRLRNIQLGYNLPANLLRRLGLGQTQIYVQGQNLLTFTKYTGLDPDINLRSSGTDNQDIHMGVDEGAYPVARTFLGGLRLSF
- a CDS encoding phospho-sugar mutase; this translates as MTTSIDSSTQQKIDRWLAGNYDADTKAAIQKMMSSSETTELVDAFYKDLEFGTGGLRGLIGVGSNRMNRYTVGAATQGLANYLLQAFPEGGIKVAIAHDSRRMSPEFARLAAEIFSANGIEVYLFSELRPTPELSFAIRQLGCQSGVVVTASHNPPEYNGYKVYWNDGGQVVAPHDKNIIGEVTKITSIDDIKFDGDVSRIHEVLEEVDSVYVDKIVQNAVNADVIARQKDLSIVYTPIHGTGITLVPRTLKALGFENVHIVEEQATPDGNFPTVSYPNPEEKEAMQLALNLAQSLNADLVMATDPDSDRVGAGARNHHGEFELLNGNQMASLIIYYLLRAWKEAGKLTGKEFVAKTIVTTDLIDKMCASSGVPCYNTLTGFKYIAQVIRELEGQQQFIGGGEESYGYLIGDFVRDKDAIASCAMIAELTAYAKDKGLSLFDLLMEMYQEYGFYYEGLISLTKKGKTGAEEIQQMMADFRANPPKQIAGSAVVRMDDYKELTRTDVRTGEKTPIEAGKMGIEASNVLQFFTEDGTKVSARPSGTEPKIKFYVGVNEPLSSREEFDAVYAQLKEKVKTVAADMNLV